The Schistocerca americana isolate TAMUIC-IGC-003095 chromosome 5, iqSchAmer2.1, whole genome shotgun sequence genome includes a window with the following:
- the LOC124616181 gene encoding uncharacterized protein LOC124616181 translates to MRSYKRKLGARAYRNYSPKTLDKAVKLVLTKKMTLRAASERFNIHRNTLWNKTKEIKRSTTSNSETVKPKRQHGGQPIFTKEEEDTFVAHSIAMASYGFPMTLLDLRCVVKSYLDRTGRKVPVFGNGNFPGREWAMSFMKRHKYGLSERVAKNITYARAATDTEVIDSYFEHLEKELEGIPPEKNLELRRNERPVRSGKQKSVGQKRSKISRADTKLFQSVYFDYGLWERRRTVGSTIRKLQGREHVVDLDRKWT, encoded by the exons ATGAGGTCTTATAAAAGGAAGTTGGGTGCAAGAGCCTATAGAAATTACTCTCCAAAGACGTTAGATAAAGCCGTTAAATTGGTTTTAACAAAGAAAATGACCCTGCGAGCAGCATCTGAAAG GTTCAATATTCATCGAAACACATTGTGGAACAAAACCAAAGAGATAAAACGTTCGACCACCTCAAACTCAGAGACAGTCAAACCTAAAAGACAGCATGGGGGTCAACCTATTTTTACAAAAGAAGAAGAGGATACATTCGTTGCTCATTCCATTGCAATGGCATCTTATGGTTTCCCAATGACATTACTTGATTTGCGCTGTGTCGTCAAATCATATCTAGATCGAACCGGAAGAAAAGTTCCCGTGTTTGGAaatggaaactttcctgggagagagTGGGCCATGTCATTTATGAAGCGGCATAAGTATGGTCTCTCCGAACGTGTCGCCAAAAATATCACATATGCAAGAGCTGCGACTGATACTGAAGTGATTGACTCATATTTTGAGCATTTAGAGAAGGAGTTAGAGGGTATTCCGccagaaaaaaatttggaattacGACGAAACGAACGTCCAGTACGATCCGGGAAGCAAAAAAGTGTTGGTCAGAAGAGGAGCAAAATATCCAGAGCGGATACAAAATTGTTCCAAAGCGTGTACTTCGATTATGGTCTGTGGGAACGCCGCAGGACAGTTGGCTCCACTATACGTAAATTACAAGGCCGAGAACATGTGGTCGACCTGGACCGAAAATGGACCTGA